One genomic segment of Bdellovibrionales bacterium includes these proteins:
- the flgF gene encoding flagellar basal-body rod protein FlgF: MSSKGIYTALSGAMAQSSRLDTLANNIANSNTTSFKKDRQVFNEYLSAYEKLPEVIQVPKIPASIQSFYDMQGGDRGYVNAAGSYTDFAQGSLKQTGNLLDLALEGQGFFEVLTPEGVKLTRNGSFTVDGEGRMVTKEGFPVLAAGTQEPSQRVINVDGRRNITVSYEGQVFANGQLVGELSLVDVANRDGLVKTGSSFYGLKPNFNQEFQRTLVPKIHQGFVESSNVNIVEEMTDMVATSRAFESTQQAIKAFDQMDSKLVNEIPRTS, from the coding sequence ATGAGCAGTAAGGGTATTTACACGGCATTGAGCGGAGCAATGGCCCAATCATCACGATTGGACACTCTCGCTAATAATATTGCTAACTCCAATACAACTTCCTTTAAAAAGGATCGGCAGGTATTTAATGAATATCTGAGTGCTTATGAAAAGCTTCCGGAAGTGATTCAGGTTCCAAAGATTCCTGCTTCCATTCAAAGCTTTTATGATATGCAAGGCGGTGATCGCGGTTACGTGAACGCTGCGGGATCTTATACTGATTTTGCTCAGGGGTCTTTGAAGCAAACGGGAAATCTTCTTGATTTAGCTCTTGAAGGACAGGGATTTTTTGAAGTTCTCACTCCAGAGGGTGTCAAATTGACACGCAATGGATCGTTCACTGTTGATGGCGAGGGACGCATGGTCACAAAGGAGGGGTTTCCTGTACTAGCGGCGGGGACTCAAGAGCCTTCCCAGCGTGTCATCAATGTTGATGGGCGGAGAAATATCACCGTTTCCTATGAGGGTCAGGTGTTCGCGAATGGGCAGCTCGTAGGAGAGCTCTCGCTCGTGGACGTTGCCAATCGAGATGGACTCGTCAAAACAGGGAGCTCTTTTTATGGGCTTAAGCCGAACTTTAACCAAGAATTTCAGCGAACCTTAGTTCCAAAAATACATCAGGGCTTTGTCGAGAGCAGCAATGTGAATATCGTGGAAGAAATGACAGATATGGTTGCAACATCACGGGCCTTTGAAAGCACTCAACAGGCCATCAAGGCTTTTGATCAAATGGATTCAAAATTGGTGAATGAAATTCCTCGTACTTCTTAA
- a CDS encoding flagellar protein FlgN — MNLDTKQSYDKLIFNLEDQVKIYRSLLDTVRREKEILVSANLDDLNENNKTKEAIFLKLRALESLRVRYVAELAAAAGLLVETPRLNELAVHFGGEVEDRLRNLHSVLELLLKRVQEYNKQNETLVNSALEKITGAMKAIRDTLTEKPVYQAKGQILDQPAQSGQLVSREA, encoded by the coding sequence GTGAATTTGGACACGAAACAGTCCTATGATAAATTGATTTTCAATTTAGAAGATCAAGTCAAAATTTATCGCTCCCTTTTAGATACGGTTCGTCGTGAAAAAGAAATATTGGTGTCTGCCAATCTGGATGATCTAAATGAGAACAACAAAACAAAAGAGGCCATATTTCTAAAGCTGAGGGCTTTGGAGAGTTTGCGGGTGAGATATGTTGCCGAATTGGCAGCAGCCGCAGGGCTTTTGGTTGAGACTCCTCGTTTGAACGAGTTGGCTGTCCATTTTGGAGGAGAAGTTGAAGATCGCTTGAGAAATTTGCACTCAGTTCTGGAGCTGCTGTTAAAACGTGTTCAAGAATACAATAAGCAAAACGAAACTCTGGTTAATTCTGCTTTGGAGAAGATCACTGGAGCCATGAAGGCGATTAGAGACACTCTGACAGAGAAGCCTGTTTACCAAGCAAAGGGTCAGATATTGGATCAGCCAGCACAGTCGGGTCAGTTGGTCAGTCGTGAAGCCTAG
- a CDS encoding lytic transglycosylase domain-containing protein gives MNRIFSLKYFIIIFLLSIGTKSTSVVLALPSKNQTAISPSNLLESGVSKAVSPKSKTVTPKIDIPKYDIPITYNSKVRYWVNYFQGEGRNWFKLRMERSYRYLPLMQAHMTDRGIPEDLAYVSMIESGFSPHATSEADAVGYWQFIKPTASRYGLRINWWIDERRDFTKSSRAAASYLSDLYKMFNSWYLTAAAYNMGEGRLKRLIAQHKTDNFWVLSKKRNFPDETRDYIPKLIAAMLIAKNPQLYGFREIQPMSPYSYEYFSVPGGTDLFQLAKFIGVKKEDLRIINPELVHGFIPSFVGNHRIRIPKGTTTHVSEYVRGQLQKNL, from the coding sequence ATGAATAGGATCTTTTCTCTGAAGTATTTCATCATCATATTTTTATTAAGTATAGGAACCAAATCGACGTCTGTCGTCCTTGCTCTGCCATCGAAAAACCAAACAGCGATCTCTCCGTCCAACCTACTCGAATCTGGCGTTTCTAAAGCGGTCAGCCCAAAATCTAAAACGGTCACTCCAAAAATTGATATTCCCAAGTATGATATCCCGATCACCTACAACAGCAAAGTGCGCTATTGGGTTAATTACTTTCAAGGCGAGGGGCGCAATTGGTTTAAACTGCGAATGGAGAGATCCTATCGGTATCTCCCATTGATGCAGGCCCATATGACTGATCGAGGAATTCCTGAGGATCTTGCTTATGTTTCCATGATTGAAAGTGGTTTTTCACCCCACGCAACGAGTGAAGCCGATGCTGTGGGCTACTGGCAATTTATCAAGCCGACCGCCAGTCGCTATGGTCTCAGGATTAACTGGTGGATTGATGAACGCCGCGATTTTACCAAAAGTTCACGTGCAGCTGCTTCTTATCTGAGCGATCTCTATAAAATGTTTAACTCTTGGTATCTGACAGCGGCAGCCTACAACATGGGAGAAGGAAGACTGAAGCGACTCATTGCTCAACACAAGACTGATAATTTTTGGGTTCTTTCGAAGAAGCGAAATTTCCCTGATGAAACTCGGGATTACATACCCAAGTTAATTGCAGCTATGTTGATCGCTAAAAATCCGCAACTCTATGGGTTTCGTGAAATTCAGCCGATGTCTCCGTATTCTTATGAATACTTTTCCGTGCCGGGGGGGACCGATTTGTTCCAACTGGCAAAATTTATTGGTGTGAAGAAGGAAGATCTGAGAATAATCAATCCAGAACTTGTTCATGGTTTCATTCCAAGTTTTGTTGGCAATCACCGGATCCGCATACCAAAAGGAACGACGACCCACGTGTCTGAATATGTACGAGGGCAACTTCAAAAAAATCTCTAA
- the flgG gene encoding flagellar basal-body rod protein FlgG yields the protein MLKALNTAATGMQAQQTNMDTIANNLANVSTTGFKKARAEFEDLMYQTIREPGAQTGANSVTPTGVQVGLGVKTAAVQKDFEQGSTKVTRAPFDVEIQGSGFFPLQMPDGQIGYTRNGAFKKGPDGRLMDQNGNALQPEITIPPDASGVEINPDGTVQIILGTNTVPQNIGQIQLVNFVNPAGLKSIGRNLFFPSNASGLPQQGTPGQNGLGVLAQGQVETSNVNIVDEMVNMITAQRAYETSSKVVQASDQMLQYMNNLR from the coding sequence ATGCTAAAGGCTCTGAATACCGCGGCGACTGGAATGCAAGCTCAGCAAACAAATATGGATACGATCGCGAATAATTTGGCGAATGTTTCGACGACAGGTTTTAAAAAGGCGCGCGCTGAATTTGAAGATTTAATGTACCAAACCATTCGAGAGCCAGGGGCTCAGACGGGTGCCAATTCGGTCACGCCAACTGGAGTCCAAGTGGGGTTGGGAGTAAAAACGGCAGCCGTTCAGAAAGACTTTGAGCAGGGGTCCACCAAAGTGACGCGAGCTCCCTTTGACGTAGAAATCCAAGGTTCGGGATTTTTCCCCCTCCAGATGCCGGATGGACAAATCGGGTACACTCGCAATGGCGCTTTCAAGAAGGGGCCTGATGGCCGCTTGATGGATCAGAATGGAAATGCCTTGCAACCTGAAATCACAATTCCTCCTGATGCCTCTGGTGTTGAAATAAATCCGGATGGAACTGTGCAGATTATACTTGGAACCAACACGGTACCCCAAAATATCGGTCAAATTCAGTTGGTTAATTTTGTCAATCCTGCCGGCCTCAAGAGCATTGGGCGTAATCTCTTCTTCCCGAGCAATGCAAGTGGTCTGCCTCAGCAAGGCACTCCTGGACAAAACGGCCTGGGTGTTTTAGCGCAGGGACAGGTTGAGACGAGCAACGTGAATATAGTTGATGAAATGGTCAATATGATAACGGCCCAAAGAGCTTACGAAACAAGTTCGAAAGTCGTTCAGGCCTCGGATCAAATGCTTCAATATATGAATAACCTGAGGTGA
- a CDS encoding phosphatidylglycerophosphatase A: MQDQKSVPNSKHWVVWVATVGGLGRAPVAPGTVGTLAAVPLIPLLALGGEYFYMASVGILALIAVIVAQVYENLFGTSDPQEVVIDEVVGFAVAMTWLPLTWQSFAIGFVLFRALDAVKPFPISVLDQRVKGGLGVVADDLLAGIMTNVVLQIIYVKTSWLGVQLVL, translated from the coding sequence ATGCAGGACCAAAAATCAGTTCCAAATTCGAAACATTGGGTTGTCTGGGTTGCCACAGTTGGAGGTTTGGGACGAGCACCAGTGGCTCCGGGAACAGTGGGAACTTTAGCAGCCGTGCCCTTGATTCCGCTCTTGGCTTTGGGCGGTGAATACTTTTATATGGCCAGCGTTGGTATTTTGGCCCTCATTGCTGTCATCGTTGCTCAGGTGTATGAGAATTTGTTCGGAACCTCGGACCCTCAGGAAGTCGTCATAGATGAAGTGGTGGGGTTTGCTGTGGCAATGACTTGGTTGCCCCTAACCTGGCAAAGTTTTGCGATCGGGTTTGTTCTGTTTCGCGCACTTGATGCCGTCAAACCATTTCCGATTTCGGTCTTGGATCAGAGAGTTAAAGGTGGTTTAGGAGTGGTGGCAGATGATTTACTAGCAGGAATAATGACCAATGTTGTTCTTCAGATTATCTACGTCAAAACAAGTTGGTTGGGTGTACAGTTGGTCTTATGA
- the recA gene encoding recombinase RecA, with product MSSLQTGSDKSKALELAISSIEKQFGKGSIMKLGGDRSLYADVPVFSTGSLSLDIALGIGGLPRGRIVEIYGPESSGKTTLALSTIAQAQKAGGTVAFVDAEHALDVSYARKLGVKVEDMLISQPDTGEQALEIVETLVRSGAVDVLVVDSVAALTPRAEIEGEMGDSHMGLQARLMSQALRKLTGAISRSQTLVIFINQIRMKIGVMFGNPETTTGGNALKFYASVRLDVRRIGSIKNGEDVTGNRTAVKVVKNKMAPPFTKVEFDLMYGEGISEEGDLLDLAVKKELIDKAGAWYSYKGDRLGQGRDAAKVYLKENQPLMKDLRHQLLEAYGITGTKPSSETPVSAGNKIIEAENGIDEEKSKSRKRKSQEDSF from the coding sequence ATGTCTAGTTTGCAAACAGGTAGTGACAAATCTAAGGCTCTTGAGCTGGCGATCAGTTCGATCGAAAAGCAGTTTGGCAAGGGCTCCATCATGAAACTTGGTGGTGACCGGAGTCTTTATGCTGACGTGCCTGTGTTTAGTACGGGTTCTTTGAGTCTTGATATTGCTTTAGGTATCGGTGGGTTACCTCGAGGACGTATCGTCGAGATTTATGGACCAGAATCTTCCGGCAAAACAACTTTGGCCCTTTCAACGATCGCTCAGGCCCAGAAAGCTGGGGGAACTGTGGCCTTTGTTGACGCTGAGCATGCTCTGGATGTTTCCTATGCTCGAAAATTAGGAGTGAAGGTTGAGGATATGCTGATTTCCCAACCCGATACGGGCGAACAGGCGCTTGAAATTGTCGAAACATTGGTGCGTTCAGGGGCTGTTGATGTTCTCGTCGTGGACTCGGTGGCCGCTTTGACTCCTCGTGCTGAAATCGAGGGTGAGATGGGTGATAGTCACATGGGTCTACAGGCTCGTCTCATGTCTCAAGCTTTGCGTAAGTTGACGGGGGCGATCAGCCGGAGTCAGACTCTGGTGATTTTTATTAACCAGATACGCATGAAGATAGGAGTTATGTTTGGTAATCCGGAGACAACAACGGGCGGCAATGCTTTGAAATTTTACGCTTCTGTTCGTCTTGATGTTCGTCGTATCGGTTCGATCAAGAACGGCGAGGATGTGACGGGTAACCGTACGGCCGTCAAAGTTGTAAAGAATAAAATGGCGCCGCCGTTTACAAAGGTAGAGTTTGATTTGATGTATGGCGAAGGAATATCTGAAGAAGGAGATCTTTTAGATTTGGCTGTGAAGAAGGAACTGATTGATAAGGCTGGTGCTTGGTACAGTTATAAAGGTGATCGATTGGGTCAGGGACGTGATGCAGCCAAGGTTTATTTGAAAGAGAATCAACCCCTCATGAAAGACCTTCGCCATCAACTGCTTGAAGCCTATGGCATCACCGGAACAAAGCCATCTAGCGAGACTCCTGTTTCTGCCGGAAACAAGATTATTGAGGCTGAGAACGGGATTGATGAAGAGAAATCCAAGTCACGTAAAAGGAAGTCTCAGGAGGACTCATTTTAG
- the flgA gene encoding flagellar basal body P-ring formation protein FlgA: MRYVSWLLLFTMALMRLSVEAKDSIRIRSKIVRRDDSQLTLAHLLPNDDGGRSLASIFKRYPIGNSPKEKETRQLSNLLISSLIRQVHKQNPHLAEKYNFVIPSEIEVLNPGKTLTDFEVREALLNQWKSQCPNCRIEIHELNLPRLSELVNLTAGWQFVGVPDLPKGSFSAAIQFENRSGISPERVRYWVNGVARLFKQVPILTRGLSFGETITADHIKIEYHDVTFARDLVLSGESVLGRKVRLTKAMGQVLFEHDLLKEKAVNRGDWVKVTAQEGKMEVTTMARAENEGFIGDVVLLRVGANKQSISGIAKAKGEVILK, from the coding sequence TTGCGCTACGTGAGTTGGCTCCTCCTATTTACAATGGCTCTCATGAGACTTTCGGTCGAAGCCAAAGATTCGATTCGCATCAGATCAAAAATTGTTCGCCGAGATGATTCTCAGCTGACCTTGGCTCATCTGTTGCCAAATGACGATGGAGGTCGGAGCCTAGCATCGATTTTTAAGAGATATCCGATTGGCAATTCTCCCAAAGAAAAGGAGACCCGTCAGCTTTCTAACCTTCTGATTTCGTCTCTTATTCGTCAGGTGCACAAACAGAACCCTCATTTGGCCGAAAAGTACAATTTCGTTATTCCCTCTGAAATTGAAGTTCTCAATCCTGGAAAGACGCTCACTGATTTTGAGGTTCGTGAGGCGCTTCTCAATCAATGGAAGAGCCAATGTCCAAACTGTAGAATTGAAATCCATGAATTAAATCTGCCTCGATTGTCCGAATTGGTAAATTTGACTGCTGGATGGCAATTTGTGGGAGTTCCCGATTTACCTAAGGGCTCCTTTAGCGCGGCAATACAATTTGAAAACAGGAGCGGCATTTCACCCGAAAGAGTTCGATATTGGGTTAACGGAGTCGCTCGTCTTTTTAAACAGGTGCCAATTCTTACAAGAGGATTGTCGTTCGGAGAGACGATCACGGCAGACCACATTAAAATTGAGTATCATGATGTCACCTTTGCGCGAGATTTAGTTTTGAGCGGGGAGAGTGTTCTGGGCCGAAAAGTTCGTCTGACAAAGGCCATGGGACAAGTTCTTTTTGAGCATGATTTACTTAAAGAAAAGGCCGTCAATAGAGGGGATTGGGTCAAGGTGACGGCCCAAGAGGGAAAAATGGAAGTAACAACAATGGCCCGCGCTGAAAATGAGGGGTTTATAGGTGATGTTGTTCTTTTGCGAGTGGGCGCAAACAAGCAGTCAATATCTGGGATAGCAAAGGCGAAAGGGGAGGTCATCTTAAAATGA
- a CDS encoding CinA family protein, with translation MNRKENRWRSASDFSEIEMQVKELKNWFESHGRTLGFAESCTGGLLSSWITSQAGVSSFFRGSIVSYSGRIKEKVLGVPRHILQCLGEVNLPVALCMAKGARKVLEVDWALSITGVAGPTGGTKEKPLGFVCFALCGPGIDRVEQRYFDGKERMEVQFQSASYGLELLLTTLNCEPKQK, from the coding sequence ATGAATAGAAAAGAGAACAGATGGCGCTCTGCGTCTGATTTTTCAGAAATTGAAATGCAGGTGAAGGAACTCAAGAATTGGTTTGAAAGCCATGGGAGAACTCTGGGCTTCGCTGAGAGTTGTACGGGAGGCCTGCTTTCGTCTTGGATCACCTCTCAAGCTGGAGTGTCCTCTTTTTTTAGAGGATCCATTGTGAGTTATTCGGGAAGAATTAAAGAAAAAGTGTTGGGCGTTCCGCGTCATATTCTTCAGTGTTTAGGTGAAGTGAATCTTCCTGTCGCCTTGTGCATGGCAAAAGGAGCTCGAAAGGTCTTGGAAGTAGATTGGGCTTTGAGTATTACAGGGGTGGCCGGTCCGACGGGCGGCACGAAAGAAAAGCCGTTGGGGTTTGTTTGCTTCGCTTTGTGCGGTCCGGGAATTGATAGGGTGGAGCAAAGATATTTCGATGGAAAAGAAAGAATGGAAGTTCAGTTTCAATCGGCTTCTTATGGATTGGAACTCTTGCTTACGACTTTGAATTGTGAGCCTAAACAAAAATAA
- the flgM gene encoding flagellar biosynthesis anti-sigma factor FlgM — protein MKVTNSSTGPNIQNIGTAKEKSTDGTEKVKDRVGVSELSDSVRVNVSDRAQAFQKAKEIAGRQTVDEARVAKLQQLIDEGKYKTDSAAIADRLVDEHLNFPD, from the coding sequence ATGAAAGTCACCAATAGTTCCACAGGTCCAAACATTCAGAATATAGGGACAGCCAAGGAGAAAAGCACAGACGGGACCGAGAAAGTCAAAGATCGGGTAGGTGTGAGTGAGTTGTCGGATTCAGTCAGAGTGAATGTGTCGGATCGGGCCCAAGCATTTCAAAAGGCCAAAGAGATTGCAGGTCGTCAAACGGTTGACGAGGCGAGAGTGGCAAAATTGCAACAACTCATCGATGAAGGCAAGTACAAAACCGATTCTGCAGCCATTGCAGATCGCTTGGTTGATGAGCATTTAAATTTTCCGGACTAA
- a CDS encoding rod-binding protein — translation MTAPVNLHQMHLLQDIKPRAEQEAKLREAAQMYERHFLNEIFRAMRKTVPEGEGILPGSFAQRIYRDQLDEQYVDAWKEKGGIGLTDMIFNQLKEQVLGRDSNLPAPRGPLPVPSAAKPLGLPGQESTKAISKGEQSASFILQCPPHQQSGREREVTSPWSGRLLQSFRSPGGRCVSRIDHGEGVESILNYIGYNSPSLVGERLEAGQKLGLMEAGNEAMAWTVTKNVSNGA, via the coding sequence ATGACCGCACCAGTTAATTTGCATCAAATGCATCTTCTTCAAGATATCAAGCCCAGGGCAGAGCAAGAGGCGAAATTGCGAGAAGCGGCTCAGATGTATGAGCGTCATTTTCTGAACGAGATATTCAGGGCGATGCGGAAAACTGTTCCTGAAGGAGAAGGAATACTGCCAGGAAGTTTTGCTCAAAGAATCTATCGAGACCAACTTGATGAACAGTATGTTGATGCCTGGAAAGAAAAGGGTGGGATCGGCCTGACAGACATGATCTTTAATCAGCTAAAGGAACAGGTGCTTGGCAGGGATTCAAATTTACCGGCACCCCGAGGGCCCTTGCCAGTTCCGAGCGCTGCCAAACCTCTTGGCCTTCCAGGTCAAGAGTCGACGAAGGCAATATCTAAGGGGGAGCAGAGTGCTTCCTTTATTCTTCAGTGTCCGCCCCATCAGCAAAGCGGGAGAGAGAGGGAGGTAACTAGCCCTTGGTCTGGGAGATTGTTGCAGTCCTTTCGGTCTCCTGGGGGGAGATGCGTGAGCAGAATAGATCATGGCGAGGGAGTGGAATCAATTTTGAACTACATTGGATACAACAGCCCATCTTTGGTGGGCGAAAGGCTTGAGGCAGGTCAAAAGCTCGGTCTCATGGAGGCTGGCAATGAGGCCATGGCCTGGACAGTGACGAAAAATGTGAGTAATGGAGCGTAA
- a CDS encoding aspartate kinase, whose protein sequence is MNLIVQKYGGSSLKTPEAIRNVAKRIAQLRQSGKQVIVVVSAMGSATDDLLDLAYLVSSRPNRRELDMLLTTGERVSMALMSMALHDLGCPSISLTGSQAGVFTDSSHSNARICDVKPIRVAENLAQGKVVVLAGFQGVDPISKEITTLGRGGSDTTAVAMAAHFQAQRCEMLKDVDGIYSADPKILGGTIRYSEFPILALEESCFWGSKILHYRSAELARILSVPLYIGSSVNPDKGTIILNKDKDSGMYEKSKPLAVNVLNEVHHLAVNCKHPDEELACLEKILIDNQLAWPQILASVYENSEWRAMIASSEEQIKALKSALQGTEIRCIKETLCGITLTCQGSYSSDLPKKIMACLKKAEIFPHKSLHTGDSISVFVTPEFRDKTVQALHQLI, encoded by the coding sequence ATGAACCTCATTGTACAAAAATATGGCGGAAGCAGTTTAAAAACACCCGAGGCCATTCGGAATGTAGCCAAGCGGATTGCTCAGCTACGCCAGTCAGGAAAGCAAGTTATTGTCGTAGTGAGTGCTATGGGATCAGCCACTGATGACCTGTTGGATCTCGCATATCTCGTCAGCTCCAGGCCCAACCGCCGTGAGCTCGACATGCTGCTAACCACAGGAGAGAGAGTGAGCATGGCACTGATGAGCATGGCCCTTCATGACCTCGGATGTCCTTCCATCAGCCTGACCGGAAGTCAGGCTGGCGTATTCACTGATTCTTCTCACAGCAATGCTCGAATATGCGATGTCAAACCCATTCGAGTCGCCGAAAATCTAGCTCAAGGCAAAGTGGTTGTCTTGGCGGGTTTTCAGGGAGTAGACCCAATAAGCAAAGAAATAACAACACTTGGTCGCGGCGGTTCAGATACAACAGCCGTAGCAATGGCCGCTCATTTTCAAGCCCAGAGATGTGAGATGCTAAAAGATGTCGATGGGATATATTCGGCGGATCCAAAGATCCTTGGTGGCACGATTCGCTATTCTGAATTTCCAATTTTAGCTCTTGAAGAATCTTGTTTTTGGGGATCTAAAATCCTACACTACCGAAGTGCAGAACTTGCTCGCATCTTGAGCGTGCCTCTTTACATAGGAAGTTCTGTCAACCCCGACAAAGGAACCATTATTCTCAACAAAGACAAGGACTCTGGGATGTACGAGAAATCCAAGCCCCTCGCCGTTAACGTTCTCAATGAAGTTCACCATCTGGCTGTCAATTGCAAGCACCCTGACGAAGAGCTTGCTTGTCTCGAAAAAATTCTCATAGACAATCAGTTGGCCTGGCCGCAGATTTTAGCCAGCGTCTATGAGAACAGCGAGTGGCGGGCGATGATTGCATCGAGCGAAGAACAAATAAAGGCCTTGAAAAGCGCCCTCCAGGGCACAGAGATTCGATGCATAAAGGAAACTCTCTGCGGAATCACCCTGACCTGCCAAGGAAGTTATTCATCTGACTTGCCAAAAAAGATCATGGCTTGCCTCAAAAAGGCCGAAATTTTTCCGCATAAGTCACTGCACACGGGAGATAGCATTTCGGTTTTTGTCACTCCTGAATTTCGTGACAAGACGGTCCAGGCTCTACACCAACTCATTTAG
- a CDS encoding flagellar basal body P-ring protein FlgI produces the protein MKIFLVVQLLIVIIACALSAQAARLKDIANIRGVRSNQLVGYGLVVGLNGTGDSKSDYTDKSLQRMLDHLGMKLTGKEGGSKNVAAVIMTANLPPFSRAGNQLDITVSAVGDASSLRGGTLVQSPLRAADQQIYAVAQGAVLIGSAQGGVHETVGRIPNGAIIERDVGEQFSGRKLFRLTLHNPDFTTAARVSQKINMELAGKYSSALDAGTIDIVSPSTYEGRGVELLAMIETLDISPDTRAKVVVNEKTGTVVIGHEVRISKIAISHGDLSIKVGNDSQKGKESDRIMILEEAPSVGDLAKILNRMGISPKDLITILQSIKSAGALQGDLEIL, from the coding sequence ATGAAAATCTTTTTGGTCGTCCAACTTCTGATCGTCATCATCGCCTGCGCCTTGAGCGCTCAGGCGGCGCGTTTGAAAGATATTGCGAATATTCGTGGTGTTCGCAGCAATCAGCTTGTTGGGTATGGATTGGTTGTCGGTCTAAATGGAACTGGTGATAGTAAATCCGATTACACTGACAAGAGCTTGCAACGTATGTTGGATCACTTGGGAATGAAATTGACGGGCAAAGAGGGAGGATCAAAGAATGTCGCTGCAGTCATTATGACAGCGAATCTTCCTCCATTTTCGCGCGCCGGAAATCAACTCGACATCACGGTCAGTGCGGTTGGAGATGCTTCCAGTTTGCGCGGGGGTACTTTGGTTCAATCACCTCTGAGAGCTGCTGATCAACAAATATATGCTGTCGCACAGGGAGCTGTATTAATAGGAAGTGCTCAAGGGGGAGTTCATGAAACCGTTGGAAGAATCCCAAACGGTGCTATCATCGAGAGAGATGTTGGGGAGCAGTTTTCCGGTCGAAAATTGTTTCGTTTGACTCTACATAATCCCGATTTCACGACCGCAGCTCGTGTTTCTCAGAAAATAAATATGGAGCTCGCAGGGAAATATTCGTCGGCTTTGGACGCTGGCACGATTGATATTGTTTCGCCTTCCACCTATGAGGGCCGTGGAGTGGAACTTCTCGCGATGATAGAAACTCTCGATATTTCGCCAGATACCCGAGCTAAGGTCGTGGTCAATGAGAAGACAGGAACGGTGGTGATTGGTCACGAGGTCCGGATTTCAAAAATTGCAATTAGCCATGGAGATCTATCGATCAAGGTCGGGAACGACAGCCAAAAAGGGAAAGAATCGGACCGAATCATGATCCTCGAAGAGGCCCCAAGTGTTGGAGACTTGGCGAAAATTTTGAATCGTATGGGCATCTCTCCTAAAGACCTGATCACGATTCTCCAAAGCATCAAATCGGCTGGTGCTTTACAGGGCGATCTGGAAATTCTATGA
- a CDS encoding flagellar basal body L-ring protein FlgH, with protein MRFRQVASLFCLCLILAGCAGFGKKLKGFLNGRDLLEQDEMQKSNYTKFSENSTMANPTRRQYRRTTKQSLSEEAQLDNRAGSLWVMEGQGSYLFSQNIIRMIGDSLPVKVDGEPRDQLQTKVNVIRKLLAKMEQKNIPPPISPRTPAGSPPGGTTVPPSAAKTGDQDPAAKSVEASKPDTNPGNEGFPVQTVPTRITERLIDGNYRVRGTQPFMIGPREYKVIVTGVVRAEDFSDEGISSTQLLDSKYDIMSVKRKDE; from the coding sequence ATGAGGTTCCGCCAAGTTGCGTCTCTTTTTTGTTTGTGTTTGATTCTTGCGGGATGTGCTGGCTTTGGAAAAAAGTTAAAGGGCTTTCTCAACGGGCGTGATTTGTTAGAGCAGGACGAGATGCAAAAGTCAAACTACACAAAATTTTCTGAAAACTCGACGATGGCCAATCCGACCCGCAGGCAATATCGTCGGACCACAAAACAATCTCTGTCGGAAGAAGCTCAGCTGGACAATCGAGCCGGTTCACTTTGGGTTATGGAGGGTCAGGGATCCTATCTCTTTTCACAAAATATCATTCGAATGATTGGAGACTCATTGCCTGTGAAAGTTGATGGTGAGCCACGCGATCAATTGCAAACAAAAGTGAACGTGATACGGAAACTACTCGCGAAGATGGAGCAAAAAAATATTCCACCACCGATCTCGCCTCGCACTCCGGCCGGAAGTCCCCCCGGAGGAACCACTGTCCCACCCTCAGCTGCTAAAACGGGAGATCAAGACCCCGCAGCGAAGAGCGTTGAGGCGAGCAAGCCAGACACGAACCCGGGCAATGAAGGCTTTCCTGTCCAAACAGTTCCAACCCGAATCACCGAGCGCCTAATAGATGGCAACTATCGGGTGCGAGGAACTCAGCCTTTTATGATTGGCCCAAGAGAATACAAGGTGATCGTCACGGGTGTGGTGCGAGCCGAAGATTTCTCTGATGAGGGCATCAGCTCCACTCAGTTACTTGATTCAAAATACGATATTATGAGCGTAAAGAGGAAGGACGAATGA